The sequence ctgagttttaaaaatctcaCACTGCAAACTTTATAGTTAAGtacataaaaaacaaaatcatttgaaaacataaaaaattacatatacAAGCAAAACTTTTTCTGATTGTCTGGTTTGGCTtgattttttgttgtcattattTGAAATATCCCACAAACTCTTTTATTCCTATTGGGTGGGAActattcaaacagaaaaaatgcaacTGGTTTGGAGGCTGTgccacacacagccctgagtgAAAACCACATTCCCTGCTGAGCTGTTCCTGTGGTGAtgcagggactgggagctgGTTTGCTCCGTGGGTTTGGGCAGGGTTTTGGGTTCCTCTCTGGATGCCCAGGACTGTGGCAGGGCACGTGGGCTCAGGGTTTGcccagtgccacagcccagccccgctcccctgcagccagccctgcagtccCTTTCTCTTTTGTGCCTCTTCCACCCCAAATCATCcatctcagcagctccagagggtgACAATGAACCAGACCCAGGGTGTTCCTTTGATCCCATTTCCATTCTGGGTGAAGCCAACCCCACCCAGATGGACAGGAACTAAAGCCAGACCACTGAcctgaaaaatcagattattttggTGGGTCCCAgtgtgtggctgcagctctAGGTGGTGGGTACCAGGATTTGCACCTCCTGCCATCCTTCACCCAGGCACTGAGGAAACTCCTTCACCAAAAACACAACAGGAACATTCCTCTTGAAAAAAGGGAGGAACAGTCTGGCACACCAAAAGGGAAATGCAACTGGAATAGAAAAGCAAtggccaccagcacagcaaggccAGCAGCTTTCTTTTATCATTGCCCAGAACTTTTTCCtagaaatcaaataaaacaaagcatgGCAGAAACTTGCTGTTTCATTCTGACCACGACAACAACCaacatgaaaacatgaaaataaccATCACCTGAACCAAGATTGGAGCCCAACTTGTAACAACAACCaacatgaaaacatgaaaacaacCATCACCTGAACCAAGATTGGAGCCCAACACTTGGTTCACAGACCAGTGCAAGAGCACCTTGGATTTGTGTTTCCACCTTTTAAAAGCTATGAAATAAATACCACAGTGTTCCTTGTCTAAGTCACATTCATTGCACGGCCACGTGTTCATCTCTAAGAACACACTCTGCTATCATTACACTAGAAACCAAAATAATTGCTGGAATAATCTGCCTTTCAAGATACTAATCATAGCAGGTTTCTCAGATTTCAATCAGATTTGGTTCTGAATTCTGAATAGCTTCTGAAAGCTattgatttgaaaaaaaatccaggatttgGTCCCAATAACTGTATCATTAGACCTGTACCTCAGCAAAAGCATTTCCTCATTCATCCTCTATTTTTTGCAGGCTTTTTTAAGTTAGAAATTCAAATCAGCACAAAATGCTTGacaagggaaggggagaaatgTATTCAGATTTAATCTGGTGATTGCAGCTCATTCATTGCCAACAGCTCCTTCATCAAGGCCATCAGGTGAATTATTAACCTCTTCCATCCACAAACAGAAAAGTACCTTCAGTCACGAGGaagcaaagccagaaaaaaaggTTCCTTGGTTTATTTGGGTGAGCAGATTCATGTCCTGTCCTTGCTTTCATGTCCTGTCATGGGAAAGGGACACAGCGAGATTCACTCTGCAGAGGAAGGGAGCGGAGCaaggcagggagaaaagcacgagcagggcagggagaaaagtGTGAGCAGGATAGGGAGAAAAGcatgagcagggcagggagaaaagtgtgagcaaggcaggaagaaaagtgTGAGCAGGATAGGGAGAAAAGCATGAGCaaggcagggagaaaagcaTGACCCGGACAGGGAGAAAAGcatgagcagggcagggagaaaagagTGAGTAGGGCAGGGAGAAAAGTGTCTGATTCCCCCAGAGTAGACGTGGGGACTGTCCTGGTGGGAGCAGTGGCATCCCAGTGTCCTGGCACTTCACTGCTCCTCTGTGGCTCTGCCTCATTGCAGCACACAGTGAGAAAACACCTTCCTGGGGAGATGTTCCACCAAAGTCATCTCCGGGGAGACACTCTCAGAAATGagttccagagcagcagctgcctgccagggtGGAACAGCCAGCAATCCTCCCAGGCTACTCACGGGTTACTCCAGGCAAAGCTCATCAGCCAGCTCCCTGCTAGAGCCCAGCGAGGGGCTGGcacccctccagccctggggtgcaCCCTGACATTGGTGTGACCAGTAGTTCCAGCACTCCGCTGGTTTtgagcagctggggagcaggcacagagcaggtaATGAATGCAGCAATTAATTCAGCACATAAATAGAGAAGCAGTTAGCAggtgcctgctgctgtccctgctaGCCACCCCTGACACTGCTGTCCAGGCTCTTCAACAGGTAAGGGAGGCATTTCTGGGAGCAGGGTGTGGGAAGGGGActcttggctgtgctggggggaagGATTTTCATTTGGACTTTCTTCCAAGCAAAGGGTAATTGGggcaaataaagcagaaaaaggcaACAGAAGGGCTCTGGCAGTAAtgggaggaaaggcagagaggacAGGTAGAGGCACTTGCTGGGAAGGCTGGAAAACAAAGGGTAAATGGGATGTGCTGGTAAATGAGGATCAAGGTCAATTCACGTCATTGTAAAATGtatggaaggaaaaggagccaGAAGCAAAAGTTAGTTAAATCAAATGAGAGatacagcaataaaataaaggCATCCAAGTGTCTCCCCAGCCTCTCACACCCAGGAGACACTCCCagctgcaacagcagcagcacttcaccAAACTTCACAGAGCCCCCTGAAAGTCAGATCTTTCTGCAAGGAGGGAGGTTCTGTCACAGCTCCTGGTCAAGCAGAGCAAACATTTATTATAGAATACAAATCAACCCCTATGAACTTGTGCAAAACCAGCACCTTGCTACACAATTTCCTTAAATCGTAtcttgtattttgcttttatatcaGACTTGCTGGGAGTTTTGACAATATGTAAGAAACCACAGAATTTCCTCTTTGGCCTGTGTACCTTTTAAGAAATGGAGTAATTCCTCAAAGGTACCTCTAAAAAATGAGGCATTAGGAAATTTTCCCAAAGGATGCCCTGTTTTCCTCAGTCCTGCTGCTTCACTGACCCccaagagcagccagggaggggaaCCTGGAcattcccacagctcctgccccagctccagtCCCAGGTGCTGGACTGGTCATGCTGGTGTTGCTCAAGGCAGAAGTGATCGTGTAGATTTGTTTCTTCGTTTCAAAATGAATCTGCTGACAGAGGCAAAAGCAAAgggctgccagggacagggggaTCCTCAGCTGCACCCATCATCACCTCACTGCTGAAATGGTTCATTTTgctccaaaaaacaaacaccagcagTGGGGCTGCATCAGGCTTTGAGAAGTACTCCACAGcttgggaggggaaaaaagaaaaggacgAACAATAAAAACATGTTATAAACCAAATTCACTAGGCTGTTACACCAAGgcaaaaaataatcttttaaataaaagtcaCCAGTAGGTCGAGCTTTTCACATTTAAAGCAGAGAGTGGCTGTTTCCAAACTGCTTTTACTGCTTTCAAATCCCAGTTTAGAGCAAGGGCTCAGTGGTCTCAGCAAGGAGGTTTTCCTCTGCCTCTAACAGAAATTCCCATCTGCCTCATTGGGTGTGATCCCAAATAAGGGCAAATGGGAAAATAGAGGAAATGTCCTTCCCTTTAACACGATCGATACAACTGCCAAAAAACAGCATGTATTTAATAAATGCAATGTAGATTGCTTTATTTGACCTTCtgttcacaaaataattttattatatgtATGAAAGCAGCATACAGGcaataaaattatgaaaacattcACAATACATAAATACACAGACCTGATGCAGGATGTATATAGTTTGTtagactttaatttttttttcctctcagttctcttttcctgacaacacttttttttttaaatatatattatgaAAAAGTCGCTCCaaagggtatttttttccattcagaaaagaaatagattTCTTTGAATGCTGCTGAATATTAACACCCAATGTTCCTGTTGCTAATGCTCACTGATTGCTTTTGGCATTacagagggaaagcagcagggaaggacagTGGAAAAGTAGCAGGATTTGTTAATTAAACATTGGCAACTTTTTTGGAGTTCACAGGAGGATTTGGAGATGGAGGCTGCAGTTCCACCCGTATTTAGAAATGTTTCAATCCAAAATGGTAATGAGGCCACTATTCCTTATTGATTGGAGTATTGACATGGCAATCTCTAAACTGGAATgtcctcccagctcccagagtaAAGCACCAGGGACCTCAGGTTTTAATTCTGActgtggcagaggagcagaCAGACAGCAGGGTCCAGGTGGTCCTGCAGGATAACAAGGTTTTGGCATCCTTGCTACCATTATAACCCAGTGTGTTTATTCAGAAAAGATATCCAAGACTTGAAATAAGAAAAGTCTGAGAAAGATGTTCATCTTACATAAATACAAAACACTATATACTGAGAATTGTTATCTAAGAAGCTTTCCTTCCCAAATCGGATTCTTCTTAAGGTTGTAGTCATATTTAAGGTATTTACAGATCCACAAACTCGACATTCTAGCAAAGTCTCTGTAAcatgaaactttttaaaaataaatagcagcaatttcttttatttctataaGGGAAGAGAATTCTCAACTCAGTCAACTCTGGTCCTATCTTTTGAAAGAAATCccacttaaaaacaaaaaaaaaaaagcccccaagTAAATGAACTCCACACAGCATCAGTTCTGTTGATTCCTTCATTTCTTGCTGAGCTTCTTAACATTCCTCTACTCCCCTCACCAGCTCTCCTGACTATCAGAGCTTGCAATAAAGTGCTGACTGGTTGACTGGTCAAAATGCAGTTATGACACTCCAAAAATATCCCATTATTTAAACATCttaaataacataaataaaGCTAGATCTGTTATAACATATGAAAAATAtcaatttaaaacaataaataaataaaaccagtatCAACATATTACCTcccaaagctttaaaaataaccatTCTCGTTATAAGGCTCAATTATttgtcagaaataattttaagaaggCATCTACCTACCTTTACAATCCCTCAGTCTTTAATTAGGACCTGTTAACACCCACTATCACAAGACACAGCAATCTTTTAACTTCTAGTAAACATTAATCTTTAAATACTCAACATTTATCTTTTGCCTCACTTTTAGCTAGAAATTGGTTTCTCTGTACAGAGaagcaacattttctttgtaactGCACTGTATCTAAATTTGTAGATTTTCCTCAGTATGAACAGTACAGTTTTACATCCTTTTTCACAACCAATTTCcagtatatttttctctttattgttTGAAATGTTAAATTTGCTCTGAATGccaggaaaattaattctggGCTTGGTgtaaatgtgcatttttctcccttagAGCTTAGgttcttacaaaaaaaaaatcttgtgtatctttttttttccccaaaaaagaTTATTACAACACACACCATTAGGTCTGGCTTGTAAACCTTACTGTTCAGGTTTTATGCTGCCCATTCTGTGTAATGGGATTGatcttttccaaagaaacatCAGCTTCATAATCCAAGATACCCGACAGTGCTGGAGACATTTTCTCCAAGGTCTTTGCCAGCTCACCCTCATCTTCCTTTTTAAGAGGTTCTTCTTCCGGGCAGATAATGGAGTGTGGAATCAGATAAACCAGATTGGACTCTTTGGGGCTGGAGCCTTTGGGCTCGTGCTGGCTGGAGAAAACCACTGCCCCGTTGTTGTTGATGCTGACAGTCTCGATGGCATTGCCAGACACGGGGCAGAGCCTGTAGCAGCCCAGCAGGCTGGAGAACGCCTTGCGGAAATCAGCGTTGAAGGCATAAATGATGGGGTTGAGGGAAGAATTCGCCCATCCGAACCATATAAAAACATCAAAGGTGGTGGAATTAATGCAGAAAGCCTCTGCTCCCTTGGACGGCTGGGTGGGCTCGCAGAAGGGAATCATGCAGTTCAAGACAAAAAACGGCAaccagcagcacacaaacacCCCCATGATCACCGAGAGAGTCTTTAACACCTTTGTTTCCCTCTTGAAGGACATTTTGAAGTTGctctctggctgctggcagtCCATGCTGCTCCTGTTGCCGCCCGGGTTCTGGCAGTTCTTGGcatgcactgctgctctctccagagCCGAGATGCGCCGGATTTGCTTCTGAGCAATCCGGTATATCCTGGTGTAGGTTACTATCATGATGGCCACGGGGATGTAGAAGCTGATTAGAGAAGAGGAGATGGCATACATCCTGTTTAGGCTAGAATCACAGTTGTCCATGCTTACACCTTGTAAGCTGGCGTTGAAGTCCAAAAAGCTCGTGGTTGTAGCCTTGTGCCAGTTCAGCTGCACTGGGATGAAGGAGATCAACACGGACAAAGTCCACGCCACGCTGATCATGATGAAGGCTGCCTTGGGGGTCATCTTCCTCTCGTACCTAAACGGGCTGGAGATGGCCCAGTATCTGTCCACACTAATGACACAGAGGTTTAAGATGGAGGCTGTTGAGCACATAATATCAAAGGCCACCCAGATGTTGCAAAATGAACCAAAAGGCCAGAAACCGGCGATCTCGGCCACAGCTTTCCAAGGCATGACCAAAACTGCCACTAAGAGATCTGACACAGCCAAGGAGATGACAAAGAAGTTGGTCACCTTGGACCTGAGGTGGCGAAACCTAATGACAGCTGCGCAGACCAGCGTGTTTCCCAGCAGCGTGGAGAGGATCAGGAGCGAGAGGAAGCAGCCCGTGAGGATCCGAAAGGAAGAGGAGTCCCTTTCCACCAGCAACCCTTCCCCGTCCATAGTGGTGTCGTTCCAAGTCATAGTTTCTCCTGAGGGAAGATCATATCATAATTTTCATGACATCACCTCCTCTCCTTGCAGAGATCACAGAGATCAGACGTCCATTAATTACTCATCACCAAATCGACCAAAGGTCTTTTCCTACAGTCCCTCGCCCCCAGACAGACCTCACCCTCTTTGAATCATCCTGAACAACACCCTGAAAGCCCTGTGATCAGGAACtaaaaatgcacaaacacaGTCCACCCTACAAAGAGGGGTTTTTAGCAATCCCTTCAGAAAAACACTGCACCACCCCGGCATGGAGTAGCCTCACTCAGACAGCTCACCTGTAGATGTTCTGCTGCCGTCCTCTGCAAACACACCccacacaaaacaaagcaatcaCTTTTCCATGCTTGCATCTATTCCCACTTAAATAGACTATTGATCGAGTGCTTCCAGTGTCCACTGCACCAGCCCTTCATATTTACTGAAGCGTATTAGACAAGATGCCTTTTCTCTACTTCCCTAAATGTCTCACTGATGAAACACTCCATCCTTCCTCTTCGGTACATTTCTGTTGCAAAATGTACCAGTCCTCTGCTTCTTGGCAGTATCAGAAAGCAAATCTTCACTTTGTTTCAAACTCTTTTACATTTccaagacaaaataaatatacagtAGGTGTGTTTTAAAGGTTTTCAGCAAGAAGTAGCTCAGGTTATTTAGTTTAACTTAAACAAGAAATGCTGGCTCCTACCTTTCACCTCTGATTCCCTGTTTGCTCTGGGACGCAGGGCCGTCTCTCCTCCTGTTTCAGTTTTGGAATTGCATAGCAAATCTTATATACAAAACCAACGCAGGAACACTGCATTGCATCGtgtatgtgggtttttttttttccctgaaagtgTAAATTGGCAAGGGGAAGTAAGAGTTGGACCACCGGGAGTTAGTTTTCAAGGGAGCAGCAGG is a genomic window of Ficedula albicollis isolate OC2 chromosome 13, FicAlb1.5, whole genome shotgun sequence containing:
- the DRD1 gene encoding D(1A) dopamine receptor; protein product: MTWNDTTMDGEGLLVERDSSSFRILTGCFLSLLILSTLLGNTLVCAAVIRFRHLRSKVTNFFVISLAVSDLLVAVLVMPWKAVAEIAGFWPFGSFCNIWVAFDIMCSTASILNLCVISVDRYWAISSPFRYERKMTPKAAFIMISVAWTLSVLISFIPVQLNWHKATTTSFLDFNASLQGVSMDNCDSSLNRMYAISSSLISFYIPVAIMIVTYTRIYRIAQKQIRRISALERAAVHAKNCQNPGGNRSSMDCQQPESNFKMSFKRETKVLKTLSVIMGVFVCCWLPFFVLNCMIPFCEPTQPSKGAEAFCINSTTFDVFIWFGWANSSLNPIIYAFNADFRKAFSSLLGCYRLCPVSGNAIETVSINNNGAVVFSSQHEPKGSSPKESNLVYLIPHSIICPEEEPLKKEDEGELAKTLEKMSPALSGILDYEADVSLEKINPITQNGQHKT